In Erigeron canadensis isolate Cc75 chromosome 6, C_canadensis_v1, whole genome shotgun sequence, the following are encoded in one genomic region:
- the LOC122605994 gene encoding dof zinc finger protein DOF5.7-like: MLSYNIESKQANKDEGQSTAGTGGGSGSGARKTSSTLRPPEEILKCPRCDSPNTKFCYYNNYSLAQPRHFCKACRRYWTKGGALRSVPIGGSCRKNKKTKSSSSRFLIGESSSKNSSSDIGGMKYYGLSTLDFNLGGLSNYPPRVTTNNQLSSSYNVDTSSNPSFVNLDPLGFHLPFSSFHTLMKQGDHQQQHSQSGEVGLANLHEIPTYNQLHHHNTDLASSIESLSSINQDLHWKLQQQRLAMLFGGGGGSDKESDHQQQKKQVDFEQPAAQKLQPILFQNLEISKPAQSLMDGDPRKGIAGGASGLATEWFFDNSYAPATNINPETSTNSNSGGNDQNGSINNHWNGIQNWNQLN, from the coding sequence ATGTTATCTTACAACATAGAATCAAAACAGGCGAATAAAGATGAAGGCCAAAGCACCGCTGGTACTGGTGGTGGAAGTGGAAGTGGTGCGCGGAAAACATCTTCGACATTGAGGCCACCAGAAGAAATCCTCAAGTGCCCAAGATGTGATTCGCCCAACACAAAGTTTTGTTACTACAATAACTATAGCCTCGCCCAACCAAGACACTTCTGCAAGGCATGCAGAAGGTACTGGACTAAAGGCGGGGCTCTTCGTAGCGTCCCTATTGGAGGCAGTTGCAGAAAGAACAAGAAGACAAAATCTAGTTCTTCGAGGTTTTTAATAGGAGAGTCTTCCTCCAAAAATTCGTCTTCTGATATTGGAGGGATGAAGTATTATGGTCTTTCTACCCTAGATTTTAATCTTGGTGGATTAAGTAATTACCCTCCTAGGGTCACAACTAACAACCAATTGTCTTCTTCATATAATGTTGACACATCAAGTAATCCTTCTTTTGTAAATCTTGATCCATTAGGGTTTCATTTGCctttttcatcatttcatactTTAATGAAACAAGGagatcatcaacaacaacatagTCAAAGTGGAGAAGTAGGGTTGGCAAATTTGCATGAAATTCCTACATATAACCAACTTCATCATCACAATACTGATCTTGCTTCTTCTATAGAGTCTTTAAGCTCTATAAACCAAGATTTACACTGGAAGCTTCAACAACAAAGACTAGCTATGTTAtttggcggtggtggtggcagtgacAAAGAAAGCGATCATCAACAACAGAAAAAACAAGTAGATTTTGAACAACCGGCCGCTCAGAAATTACAACCCATTTTGTTTCaaaatcttgagatttcaaAACCAGCACAATCCTTAATGGATGGTGATCCAAGAAAAGGTATCGCGGGTGGTGCTAGTGGTTTGGCAACTGAATGGTTCTTTGATAATAGTTATGCGCCGGCCACGAATATCAATCCGGAGACTTCAACCAATAGCAACAGCGGAGGGAATGATCAAAATGGAAGCATAAATAATCATTGGAATGGGATTCAAAATTGGAATCAGTTGAATTAA
- the LOC122603983 gene encoding kinesin-like protein KIN-14R, giving the protein MDPETTNCDPLQETHLQDFTISEKTLMANDTFCTDHVLHSDEKASQVSFVGEDELDSMVCDSSSRLIPNGFLKSNCKDEVVMFVNVGAETIVESESDMNLVADKYYQGGDVFQTNEYISDGGDVSFIYHTARLGEFQYRFDNLPEGDYYVDLHFVEIINTFGPKGMRVFNVYLQDEKVLSDFDIFSVVGANKPLQLVDSRVTVKMGEEIVIRFEGINGSPLVSGICIRRAPKLLDDDLKHDFIKCQNCAADIEVPSAQKKVMRKKSVEKYEKRIQELTDQCQRKADECYQAWMSLTAANKQLEKVRSELDNKLFQTSSLDLKMEKQSEQLRDISSRYEHDKKVWVAAVNELSHRITVLKQDHSRLARQAHQCADTVPDLNNMVSAVQALVAQCEDLKMKYNEEQAKRRKLHNQIEDAKGSIRVFCRCRPLSKTESSTGCSTIVDFDTAENGELGVLNSGSTKKTFRFDRVFTPNDNQVDVFAQALPLVTSVLDGYNVCIFAYGQTGTGKTFTMEGTAENRGVNYRTLEELFKIAKERIDTFSYNISVSVLEVYNEQIRDLLASSSTSKKLEVKQASEGLHNIPGLVEAKVENVMEVWKVLQAGSSARAVGSNNVNEHSSRSHCMLCIMVRAKNLITGECTKSKLWLVDLAGSERLAKTDAQGERLKEAQNINRSLSALGDVISALANKSSHIPYRNSKLTHLLQDSLGGDSKTLMFVQISPSDHDLSETLSSLNFATRVRGVELGPARKQIDTSELQKMKLMLDKAKQESRLKDESLRKLEESLQNVEGKIKGKDQVHKNHMEKIKELEGQIEFKTGLHTQLERQISHLSEKIRAKEESNSGLQHKVKELEKKLTEREHTGALTHQQKVRELEDKLKAQIKESKSYTMTLQEKIEELERKLKEQEQYSDSTSLHLKIKELEDKLKEQERRMSIVTIADSSSSMKSTPYEEGKNVAGGSRDNKLTGDMEQYILRSSNIMNRQTAASYNRSKRTDSLGSIGAEVGRKRLSRNSEVENVENNENKSRKSDPPRPRQRVPARNIKPAPAAQRPVPLSRPSNPSQGVKDRETKKRGWA; this is encoded by the exons ATGGATCCCGAAACAACAAATTGTGACCCATTACAAGAAACCCATCTTCAAGATTTTACTATTTCTGAAAAAACCCTAATGGCCAATGATACCTTTTGCACGGATCATGTTCTTCATTCAGACGAGAAAGCGAGCCAGGTTTCTTTCGTCGGAGAGGACGAACTCGATTCGATGGTCTGCGATTCAAGTTCAAGATTAATCCCAAATGGGTTTTTGAAATCCAACTGTAAAG ATGAAGTAGTTATGTTTGTGAATGTGGGAGCCGAGACAATAGTGGAATCTGAATCGGATATGAACCTCGTGGCGGATAAGTATTATCAAGGGGGTGATGTGTTTCAAACGAATGAGTACATAAGTGACGGTGGTGACGTTTCATTCATTTACCATACTGCTAGACTAGGGGAATTTCAGTATCGGTTTGATAATCTGCCAGAGGGAGATTACTATGTCGACCTTCATTTTGTTGAGATAATTAACACATTTGGTCCTAAAGGGATGAGAGTGTTCAATGTCTACTTGCAGGACGAAAAG GTTCTTTCAGATTTTGATATCTTTTCTGTTGTTGGAGCAAATAAACCGTTACAGTTAGTTGACTCGAGAGTCACTGTCAAGATGGGTGAGGAGATTGTAATTAGGTTTGAAGGGATTAATGGTAGTCCTTTGGTCAGTGGAATCTGCATAAGAAGAGCTCCTAAACTTCTTG ATGATGATTTGAAACATGATTTTATAAAATGTCAAAACTGTGCTGCTGATATAGAAGTCCCTTCAGCTCAg AAGAAAGTGATGCGAAAGAAATCAGTAGAGAAGTATGAGAAGAGGATACAAGAGTTGACTGATCAATGTCAACGAAAGGCTGACGAATGCTATCAAGCTTGGATGTCATTGACTGCAGCAAACAAGCAGCTGGAGAAGGTCCGCTCGGAACTTGACAACAAGTTGTTCCAGACATCATCTCTTG ACCTAAAGATGGAGAAACAATCTGAACAACTGAGGGACATATCAAGTAGATATGAACATGACAAGAAGGTCTGGGTTGCTGCTGTGAATGAACTATCACACAGGATAACG GTCTTAAAACAAGACCACTCCCGGCTCGCTCGTCAAGCACACCAGTGCGCCGACACAGTTCCTGATCTAAATAATATGGTTTCTGCTGTTCAGGCATTGG TGGCTCAGTGTGAGGATCTTAAAATGAAGTACAATGAAGAACAAGCAAAAAGAAGAAAGCTTCATAATCAAATTGAAGATGCAAAAG GGAGTATAAGGGTGTTTTGTCGATGCCGTCCATTAAGCAAAACAGAATCTTCAACTGGTTGTTCAACAATTGTAGACTTTGATACAGCAGAAAACGGGGAACTCGGGGTTCTGAATAGCGGTTCCACTAAAAAGACCTTCAGATTTGACAGAGTTTTCACACCAAATGACAATCAAG TTGATGTTTTCGCACAAGCTTTACCGTTGGTAACTTCAGTTTTGGATGGCTACAACGTATGCATCTTTGCATATGGGCAAACGGGAACTGGAAAGACATTCACAATGGAAGGAACAGCGGAAAATCGTGGGGTTAATTACCGAACACTCGAAGAGTTGTTTAAGATTGCAAAAGAGAGAATCGACACTTTTTCTTACAACATATCAGTTAGCGTGCTTGAAGTCTACAATGAACAAATAAGGGACCTACTCGCGTCATCATCAACTTCCAAGAA GTTGGAGGTAAAACAAGCATCTGAAGGGCTTCATAATATTCCGGGGCTTGTTGAAGCAAAAGTTGAAAACGTAATGGAAGTGTGGAAAGTACTGCAAGCTGGAAGTAGTGCTCGCGCTGTTGGATCAAATAATGTGAACGAACATAGCAGCCGCTCTCATTG TATGCTTTGTATTATGGTAAGAGCAAAGAACTTGATAACTGGTGAGTGCACTAAGAGCAAGCTATGGCTTGTGGACCTAGCTGGCAGTGAGAGGCTTGCAAAGACAGATGCTCAGGGTGAACGGCTCAAGGAGGCTCAAAATATCAATCGATCTCTATCTGCTCTTGGAGATGTGATATCTGCTTTAGCAAACAAGAGCAGTCACATTCCATATAGGAATTCAAAGCTCACACATCTACTTCAAGACTCGTTAG GGGGTGACTCAAAAACTTTAATGTTTGTGCAAATTAGTCCCTCAGATCATGACCTAAGCGAGACTTTAAGTTCATTAAACTTTGCAACGAGAGTTAGAGGAGTTGAGTTGGGTCCTGCTAGAAAGCAAATTGATACAAGTGAGCTTCAGAAAATGAAATTGATG CTTGATAAAGCAAAGCAAGAATCACGTTTGAAAGACGAGTCATTGAGGAAGTTAGAAGAGAGTTTACAGAATGTAGAAGGGAAGATTAAAGGAAAAGATCAAGTACATAAAAACCACATGGAAAAGATTAAGGAGCTTGAAGGCCAGATTGAGTTCAAAACAGGATTACATACTCAGTTAGAAAGACAAATTTCACATCTTTCTGAAAAGATAAGGGCAAAAGAGGAATCCAACAGCGGGCTCCAACACAAG GTCAAGGAGCTCGAGAAGAAGCTTACAGAGCGAGAACATACAGGGGCTCTAACACACCAACAGAAG GTCAGGGAACTCGAAGACAAGCTGAAAGCGCAAATCAAAGAGTCAAAGTCCTATACCATGACCCTTCAAGAAAAG ATTGAAGAACTTGAAAGGAAACTGAAAGAACAGGAACAATATTCTGATTCAACCTCACTCCATCTAAAG ATTAAGGAGCTTGAGGACAAGCTTAAAGAACAAGAAAGACGAATGTCTATTGTTACAATTGCAGATTCATCTAGTTCCATGAAATCAACACCTTATGAAGAAGGTAAAAATGTGGCTGGTGGTTCAAGAGACAATAAGCTCACGGGCGACATGGAACAATATATTTTAAGGAGTTCAAATATAATGAACCGTCAAACGGCTGCTAGCTACAACCGCTCAAAGAGAACTGACTCTCTTGGTAGCATTGGCGCTGAAGTTGGAAGAAAGAGGCTGTCAAGAAACAGCGAAGTAGAGAATGTTGAGAACAATGAGAACAAGTCAAGGAAGTCTGACCCGCCTAGACCACGCCAGAGGGTACCGGCGAGAAATATCAAACCAGCACCAGCAGCTCAGAGACCGGTGCCTCTTAGCAGACCAAGTAATCCAAGTCAGGGAGTCAAAGACCGAGAGACAAAGAAAAGGGGGTGGGCTTGA
- the LOC122605702 gene encoding dynamin-related protein 3A-like codes for MSIQPPPLGSTVIPVVNKLREVLLKIGETDSELQLPIVAVVGSQSSGKSSVLEALVGRDFLPRGCDICTRCPLLLQLVRTEKDGEEQEYGEFRHLPGKKFFDFREIRDEIQAETEREAGGNKRVSNKQIYLEIYSHRVLDMTLVDLPGMTKVPVGDQPLDIEAQIRKMILSYIKQPRCLILAITPANSDLANSDALHIAGIADPDGNRTIGVITKLDIMDRGTDACNLLLGKTIPLRLGYIGVVNRSQEDIELNRGVHDALAYEEAFFNSHPVYNSVADCCGIPQLAKKLNQIFVQHIFQMLPDLKSSIRSKLAFASKEHSSYGHMPKESDRGSLVLDILLKYSKDFVSLVDGRNEDKLTSEVYGGARIHYIFQSIFSDHLEEVDPFEGLTDEDICTAIHNATGPSSALFVPEVPFQVLVRRQIARLLDPSLQCARLVYNELVKMTHSCRVRELQRFPFLKAHINEIVGNFLHGGLEPSQAIIRHIVDMETDYINTSHPNFIGGNKAVEIALNQIRSNRLLSLLPKPRDGVDLDAVTVSRSNQVSNAIVVRSQANGIVADQGVRSVAGIERNGSSGGERSSNWRIASLFRGREVHNPAIDTSGSNSDHEVVNHRERATSIIHLREPPLMLNSSEMHSEHETVALLVTKQLLESYYTIVRKNIQDSIPKAIMHFLVNHTKRQLRNVLIENLYRESLFETLLQETDEVSLKRRHAAETLSALREASRLLDELPIEATTVERGLQ; via the exons atgtcaATTCAGCCACCCCCATTGGGGTCTACTGTGATCCCAGTGGTAAATAAGCTCCGTGAAGTTCTGTTAAAAATCGGCGAAACCGATTCCGAATTACAGTTACCAATAGTGGCTGTTGTTGGCAGTCAAAGTAGCGGCAAATCGAGTGTTTTAGAAGCTTTAGTTGGCCGTGATTTTTTACCTAGGGGTTGTGATATTTGTACTAGATGTCCGTTGCTTTTGCAGTTGGTACGGACCGAAAAAGACGGTGAAGAACAAGAGTATGGGGAGTTCAGGCATTTGCCTGGAAAAAAGTTTTTCGATTTTCGAGAAATTCGTGATGAAATTCAG GCTGAAACTGAGAGGGAAGCCGGAGGGAATAAAAGAGTGTCAAACAAACAGATTTACCTGGAAATCTATTCACACAGAGTTCTGGACATGACATTGGTTGATCTGCCTGGAATGACGAAGGTTCCTGTGGGTGATCAGCCATTGGATATTGAGGCACAAATTCGTAAAATGATATTGTCATACATCAAGCAGCCACGTTGTCTGATATTAGCTATTACCCCTGCGAATTCCGATTTGGCAAATTCAGATGCACTTCATATAGCAGGCATTGCTGATCCTGATG GTAATCGTACGATTGGCGTGATTACAAAG CTGGATATTATGGATAGAGGTACTGATGCCTGCAATCTTTTGCTTGGAAAAACAATTCCTCTTCGTCTTGGTTATATTGGTGTTGTCAATCGAAGTCAAGAG GATATCGAGCTCAATCGTGGAGTACATGATGCACTTGCATATGAGGAGGCTTTCTTTAACAGTCATCCA GTATATAATAGTGTTGCTGATTGCTGTGGCATCCCTCAATTGGCCAAGAAGCTGAATCAA atttttgTGCAACACATCTTCCAAATGCTTCCAGATTTGAAATCTAGCATCCGGTCTAAATTAGCTTTTGCTTCTAAGGAGCATTCGAGTTATGGACACATGCCAAAAGAA TCTGATCGAGGATCATTAGTTCTGGACATTCTTCTGAAGTACTCCAAAG ATTTTGTGTCCCTGGTGGATGGAAGAAATGAAGACAAGTTGACATCCGAGGTGTATGGTGGCGCACGGATTCATTATATCTTCCAGTCAATATTTTCGGATCATTTGGAG GAGGTTGATCCATTTGAGGGATTAACTGATGAAGATATATGCACTGCAATTCACAACGCAACTGGTCCTAGTTCTGCTTTATTTGTGCCAGAG GTTCCATTTCAAGTTCTGGTGCGACGGCAGATAGCTCGTttgttggatcctagccttcaGTGTGCTAGACTTGTATACAATGAATTAGTAAAG ATGACCCATAGCTGTCGAGTGCGTGAATTGCAACGGTTCCCTTTTCTTAAGGCACACATTAATGAGATCGTTGGTAATTTTTTGCATGGAGGTCTTGAACCTTCACAGGCAATAATTAGACACATAGTTGACATGGAG ACTGACTATATCAACACATCACATCCTAATTTCATTGGAGGAAATAAAGCAGTGGAGATTGCTTTAAATCAAATCAGATCCAACAGACTGCTTTCATTATTGCCTAAGCCAAGG GATGGTGTAGATTTGGATGCGGTCACCGTTTCTAGAAGCAATCAAGTATCAAATGCTATTGTGGTTAGATCTCAAGCAAATGGAATTGTTGCTGATCAG GGAGTTCGATCAGTTGCAGGTATCGAGAGAAATGGATCGTCTG GAGGCGAGAGGAGTTCAAACTGGAGAATTGCGTCACTTTTCCGTGGAAGGGAGGTTCATAATCCTGCAATAGATACCTCTGGAAGCAACTCTGACCATGAAGTTGTTAACCATAGGGAGCGTGCTACATCTATAATACATCTTAGAGAG CCACCATTAATGTTGAATTCATCAGAAATGCACTCAGAGCACGAGACTGTGGCATTGTTAGTTACCAAACAGCTACTGGAATCATACTATACCATTGTTAGAAAAAACATCCAGGATTCTATTCCCAAAGCAATTATGCATTTTTTG GTGAACCACACAAAGAGACAACTACGCAATGTATTAATTGAGAATTTGTACAG GGAGAGCCTTTTTGAGACTTTGCTACAAGAAACTGATGAAGTATCTTTGAAGAGAAGGCATGCTGCAGAAACTCTCTCGGCTCTTCGAGAGGCCTCACGT CTTTTAGATGAGTTGCCAATCGAAGCTACAACAGTCGAAAGAGGTCTTCAGTAA